A stretch of Arthrobacter sunyaminii DNA encodes these proteins:
- the mfd gene encoding transcription-repair coupling factor, whose translation MSLNGLRAALAEDPSYARVRTLASRTPERRSDDLQIGAPQGMRAALLAEMVDGLAEAANDAGTANAASAPPVVLAVTATGREAEDLAAALRSYLPLAGIEEFPSWETLPHERLSPRSDTVGRRLSVLRRLAHPEGHPIQVIVAPVRAVVQPLVGGLGDLQPVALKVGEERPFNDVVKALSEAAYARVDMVSHRGEFAVRGGILDVFPPTEDHPIRIDFFGDEVDSMRWFAVADQRTLTGPHITHPTELYAPPCREILITPSVMRRAAKLQSQMPAAADMLEKIAGGIAVEGMESLAPVLVDEMVPLMGQLPAGSLSVVIEPEKVRARAHDLAATNEEFLAAAWATASDGGAAPLDLSAGISADLEAASFRSLADTRSAALANSVGWWSITSFNPDDETVLDIDTLTINAREPRGYQGDVAEMMEFIGSRVRDAWRVVVVTEGPGPASRLAELFRDNDIPASLTESLDIEPVPGIISITTASAGRGYVFDGLKTGLLTEADLLGRASAYSTRDMRKMPSKRRNAVDPLQLHEGDFVVHEQHGVGKFVELIQRATGAGQNKTVREYLVLEYAPAKRGGPGDRLFVPTDQLDQITRYVGGETPVLSKMGGSDWAKTKSRARKAVKEIAGELIRLYSARMASKGHAFAKDTPWQRELEEAFPYVETPDQLTTINEVKADMEKEVPMDRLVSGDVGYGKTEIAVRAAFKAVQDGKQVAVLVPTTLLAQQHMETFGERFSGFPVRVESLSRFQTAKQAKETIEGVKNGSVDVVIGTHRLLSQEVQFKDLGLVIVDEEQRFGVEHKEALKKMRTNVDVLAMSATPIPRTLEMSLTGIRETSTLATPPEERHPVLTYVGPYTDRQASAAIRRELMREGQVFFVHNRVSSIDRTAAHLQELVPEARIAVAHGQMSESKLEQIIVDFWEKRFDVLVCTTIIETGLDISNANTLIVDRADHFGLSQLHQLRGRVGRGRERAYAYFLYPSEKPLGEVALERLKAVATHNELGAGMQLAMKDLEIRGAGNLLGGEQSGHIAGVGFDLYIRLVGEAVADYRGEAEEKAAEMKIELPVNAHLPHEYVPGERLRLEAYRKLASAVTYEAIDEVLAELVDRYGEPPQAVQNLIDVARFRVGAREAGLTDVALQGNFIKFAPADLPESRVMRLQRMYPGASVKPALNAVLVPKPKTARIGGRDLVDAEILAWAQQVVDAVFKE comes from the coding sequence TGCGCGCCGCCCTGGCCGAAGACCCGTCCTACGCACGGGTGCGAACCCTCGCCTCGCGCACCCCCGAGCGCCGCAGCGATGACCTGCAGATCGGCGCGCCGCAGGGCATGCGTGCGGCGCTGCTGGCGGAAATGGTGGACGGGCTCGCCGAAGCAGCCAACGACGCCGGAACCGCCAACGCTGCTTCCGCGCCTCCGGTGGTGCTCGCCGTGACGGCCACCGGCCGCGAAGCCGAGGACCTGGCCGCAGCGCTGCGCTCCTACCTGCCGCTGGCCGGCATCGAGGAGTTTCCGTCCTGGGAGACCCTGCCGCATGAACGCCTCTCGCCGCGCTCGGACACCGTGGGCCGGCGGCTGTCCGTCCTGCGCCGCCTTGCCCATCCCGAGGGCCATCCCATTCAGGTGATCGTGGCACCGGTGCGCGCCGTCGTCCAGCCGCTGGTCGGCGGGCTCGGCGACCTGCAGCCGGTGGCGCTGAAGGTGGGGGAGGAGCGGCCGTTCAACGACGTCGTCAAGGCCCTCTCCGAAGCCGCCTACGCCCGGGTGGACATGGTCTCGCACCGCGGCGAGTTTGCCGTCCGCGGCGGCATCCTGGATGTCTTCCCGCCGACCGAGGACCATCCGATCCGCATTGATTTCTTCGGCGACGAAGTGGACTCGATGCGCTGGTTCGCCGTCGCCGACCAGCGCACCCTCACCGGCCCGCACATCACCCACCCCACCGAGCTGTACGCTCCGCCCTGCCGCGAAATCCTGATCACCCCGTCGGTGATGCGTCGCGCCGCGAAGCTGCAGTCCCAGATGCCCGCCGCCGCGGACATGCTGGAGAAGATCGCCGGCGGCATCGCCGTCGAGGGCATGGAATCCCTGGCTCCGGTGCTGGTGGATGAAATGGTGCCGCTGATGGGCCAGCTGCCCGCCGGGTCATTGTCCGTGGTGATCGAACCCGAAAAGGTCCGCGCCCGCGCCCATGACCTGGCGGCCACCAACGAGGAATTCCTCGCCGCCGCGTGGGCCACAGCGTCCGACGGCGGCGCCGCACCTTTGGATCTGTCCGCCGGGATCAGCGCGGATCTGGAGGCCGCGAGCTTCCGCTCCCTGGCCGACACCCGCTCCGCCGCCCTGGCCAACTCGGTGGGCTGGTGGTCCATCACCTCCTTCAACCCGGACGATGAAACCGTCCTGGACATCGACACCCTGACCATCAACGCCCGCGAACCCCGCGGCTACCAGGGCGACGTGGCGGAGATGATGGAATTCATCGGCTCCCGCGTGCGGGACGCCTGGCGCGTTGTCGTCGTCACCGAAGGCCCCGGCCCCGCCTCGCGTCTGGCCGAACTGTTCCGTGACAATGACATTCCGGCCTCCCTGACCGAATCCCTGGACATCGAACCGGTGCCGGGCATCATCTCCATCACCACCGCCAGCGCCGGGCGCGGCTACGTCTTTGACGGGCTGAAGACCGGGCTGCTGACCGAGGCTGATCTGCTTGGCCGGGCCAGCGCCTACTCCACCCGCGACATGCGCAAGATGCCCTCCAAGCGGCGCAACGCCGTCGACCCCCTGCAGCTGCACGAGGGCGACTTTGTGGTGCACGAGCAGCACGGCGTGGGCAAGTTTGTGGAGCTGATCCAGCGGGCCACCGGCGCCGGGCAGAACAAGACCGTGCGCGAGTACCTGGTGCTCGAATACGCGCCGGCCAAGCGCGGCGGCCCCGGCGACCGGCTGTTTGTGCCCACGGACCAGCTGGACCAGATCACCCGCTACGTGGGCGGGGAAACCCCGGTGCTGTCCAAGATGGGCGGCTCGGACTGGGCCAAGACCAAGTCCCGGGCCCGCAAGGCGGTCAAGGAAATTGCCGGGGAACTGATCCGGCTCTACTCCGCCCGGATGGCGTCCAAGGGACACGCGTTCGCGAAGGACACCCCGTGGCAGCGCGAGCTGGAAGAGGCCTTCCCGTACGTGGAAACCCCGGACCAGCTGACCACCATCAACGAGGTCAAGGCGGACATGGAGAAGGAAGTCCCGATGGACCGCCTGGTCTCCGGCGACGTCGGCTACGGCAAAACCGAAATTGCGGTGCGCGCCGCGTTCAAGGCCGTGCAGGACGGCAAGCAGGTGGCGGTGCTTGTGCCCACCACGCTGCTGGCCCAGCAGCACATGGAAACCTTCGGTGAACGTTTCTCCGGCTTCCCCGTGCGGGTGGAATCCCTGTCCCGGTTCCAGACGGCCAAGCAGGCCAAGGAAACCATCGAGGGCGTGAAGAACGGCTCGGTGGACGTGGTGATCGGCACGCACCGGCTGCTGTCCCAGGAGGTCCAGTTCAAGGACCTCGGCCTGGTGATCGTGGACGAGGAACAGCGTTTCGGCGTGGAGCACAAGGAAGCGCTGAAGAAGATGCGCACCAACGTGGACGTCCTGGCGATGAGTGCGACGCCGATTCCGCGCACCCTGGAAATGTCGCTGACCGGCATCCGGGAAACATCCACCCTGGCCACCCCGCCGGAGGAACGGCATCCGGTGCTGACCTATGTGGGCCCGTACACGGACCGGCAGGCCTCAGCGGCCATCCGCCGCGAGCTGATGCGCGAAGGCCAGGTGTTCTTCGTGCACAACCGGGTGTCCTCCATCGACCGGACCGCCGCGCACCTGCAGGAGCTGGTCCCGGAGGCGCGCATCGCCGTCGCGCACGGACAGATGAGCGAATCCAAGCTCGAGCAGATCATCGTGGACTTCTGGGAGAAGCGTTTTGACGTGCTGGTGTGCACCACGATCATCGAGACCGGGCTGGACATTTCCAATGCCAACACCCTCATCGTGGACCGGGCGGACCACTTCGGCCTGTCCCAGCTGCACCAGCTGCGCGGACGTGTGGGCCGCGGGCGGGAACGCGCGTACGCGTACTTCCTGTATCCCTCGGAGAAGCCGCTGGGCGAGGTGGCGCTGGAGCGGCTCAAGGCCGTGGCCACGCACAACGAGCTCGGCGCCGGTATGCAGCTGGCCATGAAGGACCTGGAAATCCGCGGCGCCGGCAACCTGCTCGGCGGGGAACAGTCCGGCCACATCGCAGGGGTGGGCTTTGACCTGTACATCCGGCTGGTGGGCGAAGCCGTGGCAGATTACCGCGGCGAGGCCGAGGAGAAGGCCGCGGAAATGAAAATCGAGCTGCCGGTCAACGCGCACCTGCCGCACGAGTATGTGCCGGGGGAGCGGCTGCGGCTGGAGGCTTACCGCAAGCTGGCCTCAGCGGTGACGTACGAGGCGATTGACGAGGTGCTCGCCGAGCTGGTGGACCGCTACGGCGAGCCCCCGCAGGCCGTGCAGAACCTCATCGACGTGGCCCGTTTCCGGGTGGGTGCCCGCGAGGCCGGGCTGACCGATGTGGCACTGCAGGGCAACTTCATCAAGTTTGCTCCGGCGGACCTGCCCGAGTCCCGCGTGATGAGGCTGCAGCGGATGTACCCCGGGGCCTCGGTGAAGCCGGCCCTGAATGCGGTGCTGGTGCCCAAGCCCAAGACCGCCCGGATTGGCGGACGGGATTTGGTGGATGCCGAAATCCTGGCCTGGGCGCAGCAGGTGGTGGACGCGGTTTTCAAGGAGTGA
- the deoC gene encoding deoxyribose-phosphate aldolase, translating into MVGMSTAIASYIDHTLLKPEASREDILKVCAEAAEYGFKSVCVNPLWVGTVRTALKGSGVLTCSVIGFPLGATTTEVKVFEARGALQDGADEIDMVIDIAAARRGDRDALVRDIAAVADEVHTGNGILKVIIETALLTDEQKVLACEAAVEAGADFVKTSTGFNGGGATVEDVALMRKTVGPDLGVKASGGVRSREDAQAMIDAGATRIGASSGIAIVKGGNAASDY; encoded by the coding sequence ATGGTTGGCATGTCTACAGCCATTGCCTCGTACATTGACCACACGCTCCTCAAACCCGAGGCGAGCCGTGAGGACATCCTAAAAGTCTGCGCCGAAGCCGCCGAATACGGTTTCAAGTCCGTTTGCGTCAACCCGCTGTGGGTCGGCACCGTTCGCACCGCGCTCAAGGGCAGCGGCGTCCTGACCTGCTCGGTCATCGGCTTCCCGCTGGGCGCCACCACCACCGAAGTGAAGGTGTTCGAAGCCCGGGGTGCACTCCAGGACGGCGCTGACGAGATTGACATGGTCATCGACATCGCCGCCGCCCGCCGCGGAGACCGGGACGCCCTGGTCCGCGACATTGCCGCCGTGGCCGACGAGGTTCACACCGGCAACGGCATCCTGAAGGTCATCATTGAAACGGCGCTGCTCACCGACGAGCAGAAGGTCCTGGCCTGCGAGGCAGCAGTGGAAGCCGGAGCGGATTTCGTGAAAACGTCCACCGGATTCAACGGCGGCGGAGCCACCGTGGAGGACGTTGCCCTCATGCGCAAGACCGTTGGACCGGACCTCGGGGTCAAGGCTTCGGGAGGTGTCCGTTCGCGCGAAGATGCGCAGGCAATGATCGACGCCGGTGCCACGCGTATCGGAGCGAGCTCCGGTATCGCTATTGTTAAGGGTGGGAACGCCGCGTCGGACTACTGA
- a CDS encoding STAS/SEC14 domain-containing protein: MAPDGHIVLVLPPGEVVTGTMAAAANDEVGRLAGIRKMPMLLVLTGVEAVTRSARTVFSSAQSLAAVAVLGMTPVDRVIANFLLGGTVQPCPTRYFSSEQEALGWLKRKSVA, from the coding sequence ATGGCGCCCGACGGACACATTGTGCTGGTCCTCCCGCCCGGCGAAGTAGTCACCGGAACCATGGCCGCAGCGGCGAATGACGAAGTGGGGCGGCTGGCAGGCATCAGGAAGATGCCGATGCTGCTGGTCCTGACCGGCGTTGAAGCTGTCACCAGGAGTGCGCGCACTGTGTTCAGCAGCGCTCAGTCGCTGGCCGCCGTCGCGGTTCTCGGCATGACGCCCGTGGACCGTGTCATCGCCAACTTCCTCCTGGGCGGAACCGTTCAGCCCTGCCCCACCCGCTACTTCTCCTCTGAACAGGAAGCCCTGGGCTGGCTGAAGAGGAAAAGCGTTGCCTGA